A window of Sander vitreus isolate 19-12246 chromosome 18, sanVit1, whole genome shotgun sequence contains these coding sequences:
- the LOC144533671 gene encoding gap junction Cx32.2 protein-like, with translation MGEWSLLSDLLDKVQSHSTIVGKVWMSVLFLFRIFILAAGVDKIWGDEQANMNCNTYSPGCRNACYDRSFPMSHTRFWVLQILIVSTPTIIYLGHVLLVIRRENKLRRRLEQKLGKNGKVKAPKYSDEHGKVQLKGILLVSYLMQLLFKILLEVAFIVGQYYLYGFILMPSKISYSDYPCPSSVDCFISRPTEKTIFIVFMLAMTVLSVILNIIEMFYLLISKMKEKKRRSSGSEMYCLNKPNHNSAEGVTCC, from the coding sequence ATGGGGGAGTGGTCCTTGTTGTCTGATTTGTTGGACAAGGTGCAGTCACACTCCACTATAGTAGGGAAGGTCTGGATGAGTGTTCTTTTCCTCTTTAGGATCTTTATCCTAGCTGCTGGTGTAGATAAAATATGGGGAGATGAACAAGCAAACATGAACTGTAACACCTACAGCCCTGGCTGCAGGAACGCCTGCTATGATCGATCCTTCCCCATGTCTCACACACGCTTCTGGGTCCTCCAGATCCTCATTGTCTCCACTCCAACAATCATTTATTTGGGCCACGTCCTGCTGGTGATTCGCAGAGAAAACAAGCTAAGGAGACGCCTGGAGCAGAAACTTGGTAAAAATGGGAAGGTTAAAGCTCCAAAGTATTCAGATGAACATGGCAAGGTACAGCTCAAGGGTATCCTGCTGGTCAGCTACCTGATGCAGCTGCTGTTCAAGATCCTGCTTGAAGTGGCATTCATCGTAGGTCAGTACTACCTCTATGGCTTTATACTTATGCCTAGTAAGATTTCATATTCCGACTATCCCTGTCCATCATCGGTAGACTGCTTTATAAGTCGTCCCACAGAGAAAACCATCTTCATTGTCTTTATGTTGGCAATGACCGTCCTCTCTGTGATCCTCAACATCATTGAGATGTTCTACCTACTGATCTCAAAAAtgaaggagaagaaaaggagaagCAGTGGCTCAGAGATGTACTGCCTCAACAAACCAAACCACAATTCAGCTGAGGGAGTTACATGTTGTTGA